One stretch of Priestia megaterium DNA includes these proteins:
- a CDS encoding FMN-dependent NADH-azoreductase, with product MANVLYVKVNPQVDEASFSTRLAQVFLDEYKTANPTDTVTTLDLYKETVPFIDGDVLAAWGKAGAGEELSAVELEKVTRMGELVEQFLQADKVIFSAPMWNLSFPPLMKAYIDNILIAGKTFKYTENGPVGLASDKKVVLLEARGGVYSEGPAAELEFTQSYLRTVMSFIGVQDFQLVVAEGMAYTPAEADNILAKASEKAKEVASTF from the coding sequence ATGGCAAATGTATTATATGTAAAAGTAAATCCGCAGGTTGATGAAGCATCATTTTCAACTCGTTTAGCACAGGTTTTCTTAGATGAGTATAAAACAGCAAACCCGACTGATACAGTGACAACGCTTGATCTGTATAAAGAAACAGTTCCATTCATTGATGGAGATGTTTTAGCGGCATGGGGAAAAGCTGGAGCTGGTGAAGAATTATCAGCTGTTGAATTAGAAAAAGTAACGCGTATGGGTGAATTAGTAGAGCAGTTTTTACAAGCTGACAAAGTTATTTTCTCAGCTCCAATGTGGAACTTAAGCTTCCCTCCACTAATGAAAGCATATATTGATAACATTTTAATTGCAGGAAAAACGTTTAAATATACTGAAAATGGTCCAGTAGGATTAGCTTCAGATAAAAAAGTAGTATTACTAGAAGCTCGTGGAGGCGTGTATTCAGAAGGCCCTGCGGCAGAGCTAGAATTTACTCAAAGCTATTTACGTACAGTGATGAGCTTCATTGGTGTTCAAGATTTCCAACTGGTTGTTGCAGAAGGCATGGCTTACACACCAGCAGAAGCAGACAATATTCTAGCAAAAGCATCTGAAAAAGCAAAAGAAGTTGCGTCAACGTTCTAA
- a CDS encoding transporter: MYPYQYDPRFQNLFPPGGGQGFPSFPPGGGGQGFPPPPPGGGQGFPPPPPGGGGQGFPPQGGAQPPSSPPPAFTPTPKLGSGGPSLYAVDPGAISGCLYRYTYIWPRNGRPYWFYPTFVGRRSVAGYRWTGSFWVYAGVDVNQIREFQCV, from the coding sequence ATGTATCCATATCAATACGATCCACGTTTTCAAAATTTGTTTCCACCTGGAGGAGGCCAAGGGTTTCCATCGTTTCCACCTGGAGGGGGAGGTCAAGGATTTCCGCCGCCGCCACCTGGAGGAGGTCAAGGATTTCCACCGCCACCACCTGGAGGAGGGGGCCAAGGGTTTCCGCCGCAGGGAGGAGCGCAGCCGCCTTCAAGTCCACCGCCAGCTTTTACACCTACACCAAAGCTAGGTTCAGGAGGTCCATCACTTTATGCTGTTGATCCAGGTGCTATTTCAGGGTGCTTATACCGATACACCTATATATGGCCGAGAAATGGTCGACCTTACTGGTTTTACCCAACCTTTGTAGGCAGACGCTCAGTTGCAGGATATCGCTGGACAGGATCTTTCTGGGTGTATGCTGGGGTAGATGTAAATCAAATTCGAGAATTTCAATGTGTATAA
- a CDS encoding FtsW/RodA/SpoVE family cell cycle protein, translated as MGENQRNVSRFDWNLAFLIFLLFCVSVVAIHSAEKIGQYDKNFVAQQVVFYIIGMVIIGFVMRFDSDQLQKLTWVFYGFGNFLLLLLLVAPSSIAREINGAKSWFTLPGFSLQPSEFMKVFLIITLSTVIVKHNEKYRIRTVREDFLLLGKLGAVLALPLLLIMQQPDLGTALVFLAITVGLVFVSGVSWKIIAPAFLGITAVGSVILGLVVYAPSLLEKYLGVKQYQFGRIYSWLDPESYSSGEGYHLKKSLDAIGSGMVNGKGIGNGVVYLPEGQTDFIFAVIGEEFGFIGASIVISLFFVLVYYLIKLGLETKNEFNSYLCVGVISMLTFHVFQNIGMTIQVLPITGIPLPFISYGGSSLMGNMFAMGLMFGISWHHKRYMFGND; from the coding sequence ATGGGTGAAAATCAAAGAAATGTTAGTAGATTTGACTGGAACTTGGCTTTCCTAATCTTCCTATTGTTTTGCGTAAGCGTTGTGGCAATCCATAGTGCTGAAAAAATTGGGCAGTATGATAAGAACTTCGTAGCGCAACAAGTTGTTTTTTATATAATCGGAATGGTGATTATAGGGTTTGTCATGCGTTTTGACTCCGATCAGCTTCAAAAGCTAACGTGGGTTTTTTATGGATTTGGGAACTTTTTATTGCTTCTTTTACTAGTGGCTCCGTCAAGCATTGCCAGAGAAATTAACGGGGCAAAAAGTTGGTTCACACTTCCAGGCTTTTCGTTACAGCCATCAGAGTTTATGAAAGTGTTTTTGATTATCACACTGAGCACGGTCATTGTGAAACACAATGAAAAATATCGTATCCGGACAGTAAGAGAAGACTTTTTACTGCTTGGTAAACTGGGTGCTGTACTTGCTTTACCTTTATTATTAATCATGCAGCAGCCTGACTTAGGTACCGCTCTTGTGTTCTTAGCAATCACGGTTGGACTTGTATTTGTTTCAGGCGTAAGCTGGAAAATCATCGCGCCTGCATTTTTAGGTATTACGGCGGTTGGTTCTGTCATTTTGGGACTTGTTGTTTATGCACCTAGCCTATTAGAAAAGTATCTAGGGGTTAAGCAATACCAATTTGGACGTATTTATTCTTGGCTTGATCCTGAGTCATATAGTTCGGGAGAGGGTTATCATTTAAAGAAATCGTTAGATGCGATTGGATCAGGAATGGTAAACGGTAAAGGAATTGGAAATGGAGTTGTCTATTTGCCAGAGGGACAGACCGACTTTATTTTTGCGGTTATTGGAGAAGAGTTTGGCTTTATCGGCGCCAGCATTGTTATTAGTCTTTTCTTCGTACTCGTTTATTACTTGATCAAGCTAGGCCTTGAAACAAAAAATGAATTCAATTCTTACTTATGTGTAGGCGTTATTTCAATGCTTACGTTCCACGTATTTCAAAATATCGGTATGACCATTCAAGTCTTGCCTATTACCGGAATTCCACTTCCTTTTATTTCGTATGGAGGTAGTTCACTGATGGGGAACATGTTTGCAATGGGTCTGATGTTTGGAATCTCATGGCATCACAAACGCTATATGTTTGGAAATGATTAA